Genomic window (Oryza sativa Japonica Group chromosome 3, ASM3414082v1):
atctctccggcctcgggccggggaagaggaaggagagggcgcgcccggagtccccttccgcgtccttgctcgtgccggctcctccgacacgcgcaacaacgaacggcgacggcgaacagagcacgggaggcggcggcaatggcgtggcggcgaatgggagaggaaaggaaagggggaagctcgggtttataggatggcaatgtcggtttgggaaccgacttagggcggtcaaaggagaggctagcgctcggcggtcacggccaaagcggcgacagggaggagggaggaggatgacgccggcgggaggaaaaaggggaaaagagggagagaaaagggggcttgtccccttgcctctttgggaaaaggaggagggagcggggggggcgtcgcggcagagggaggggggctctgcctccgtcccttggcggcttgcgtgcggagtggcgggggccgggcgatgacgacggcgatgacggcggggcggtgtggagcggagcggcgacacgagcgacaggcgcggcagaggctgacggcgtcggcgaccaggcggtcggccaccacggcacgcgcgcgcgggaaacaacgggcggcgcggacggcgcaggcgcggcacgcgcgctggctcgcggggccgagcggctgtgcggcagggcagcggggccgggcggcgcagacgcgacgcgggcgacgaccacgcgggcacgcgcgcgaacgacgcgcggggaacgacagcgagggagcggaaaggagggctcggctcggcgcggctcacgcgcttgcgcgcgggcagagcggagggggagggaggcgcttggcgcggcggctcaCGCACACGCGGACAGAGcggagggagcggaggaggggcgctcggcgcggctcacgcgcttGCGCGTgcagcgcgcgggcggagcggggcggagggagaggagggagaggagggagagagcgccgggagggagagggccgggggagagggggagatgggccgagagagattcggcccatcgaccccgggggaggcaaaatagactttgcggaggaatttgatttggaaggatttggattcggaattgaactcgacgatagatcggggatttgagatcttgagatagCACgggcactagacaacaagcaaagaaacaaatttcgcaattagggtttttaagagataattttcccgctaggcgccacgacggaacgggcgctacaatgtatcacttttcaataaatatttttatagaaacaatcaatcaaagttgtgttttgaagaccgtgtcgtTATCCTAaatgacttcctttatgagtacggagggattATTCTGTACTTACCCACGCTACCACTGCATGTACAGTACTGTACCTGATGAAAATCAGAGAGAAAATAGCGCAGATGAATTACTGGTTGTTGGTCAAATCATGAAAAGACGGTGATGACCGCGTCGTTATGCCTAGCATAAAACCTGGGTCGCAAAACCAAATAATAAATCATGAAGAACAAGTTAATGCAGGGTCGAACTACCGAATCAAATTCAATCAAAACAATACTGACCGAATTAATGACCAGCATCGCGCCATCGCCTCCTTGGCTCCTCGCTGAACGAAGCCTTGACCGTTAAGGTTTTTTcacctaaaaaaaaaaaaaccctctccTGCTGTCATGCATGGCTGCATATATACAGGCTCGCTGCTCTTCAGCTAAACACTCCCGCGCGCGCAGCCAAAGATTCAGAACCGGCAAAACCTGTAGCAGTAGCACTGTGCAAGTCTTCCACAACACAAAGCCTGTTCCATTTCTAACCATGAAGCTTACATTACTTGGCAACTGTATCCATCACCCTGTTCTTCTTCTAGTGATCCTCGCCTGCGCCGGCATTGCAccggcgagcggcgccggcgggaggtGGGACGTCCTCCAGCGCAGCATCGGCGTGTCGGCGATGCACATGCAGCTGCTGCACAACGACCGCGTGATCATCTTCGACCGCACCGACTTCGGCCTGTCCAACCTCTCCCTCCCCGACGGCCGGTGCCGCCGCAACCCGCGGGAGCGCGTGGTCCCCATGGACTGCACCGCGCACTCCGCCGAGTACGACGTCGCGTCGAACACGTTCCGCCCGCTCTTCGTCTTCACCGACACGTGGTGCTCGTCGGGCACCGTCGCGCCCGACGGCACCCTCGTCCAGACCGGCGGGTGGAACGACGGCTACCGCAACGTGCGCACGATGGCCGCGTGCGAGGCGGGCGACGACACCTGCGACTGGGACGAGACGCAGGACGCGCTCGCCGCGAACAGGTGGTACGCCACCAACCAGATCCTCCCCGACGGCCGCGCCTTCATCGTCGGCGGCCGGAGGCAGTTCACCTACGAGTTCTACCCAACGGCCGATTCTTCCGGTGGCTCTGCTATCTCACTGCCATTCTTGGTTCAGACTAAGGATCCCGAGGAGAACAACCTGTATCCCTTTGTCCACCTCAACATAGATGGCAACCTGTTCATCTTTGCCAAGAATCGCGCCATTCTTTTCGACTACAAGAAGAACAAGGTCGTCAGGACGTACCCTGAGTTGGCTGGCGGCGACCCGAGGAACTATCCCAGCTCGGGCTCGTCGGTTTTACTCCCCTTGAAGCCGTCCCCAACAGAGGCCGAGGTGCTGGTGTGCGGCGGCGCTCCCGCCGGCTCCTACACCTCAACCAAGGACGGCACCTTCTCCTCGGCGCTCGTGACGTGCGGGCGGATCAAGATCACCGacacggcgccggcgtgggTCATCGAGACAATGCCGTCGCCGAGGGTGATGGGGGACATGATCTTGCTGCCGAACGGCGCGGAGGTGGTGATCATCAACGGCGCCATGGACGGCACCGCCGGCTGGGAGTCCGCCAAGACCCCGGCCTACGCGCCCGTCATCTACCGCCCCGACCATTCGCCGGGGGACCGGTTCGAGGAGCAGAGCTCCACTGACATCGCCCGGCTGTACCACTCCTCAGCGGTGCTCCTCCGCGACGGGCGCCTGCTCGTCGGCGGCAGCAACCCGCACATCTACTACAACTTCAGCAACGTGCAGTACCCCACCGAGCTCAGCCTCGAGGCGTACTCGCCGGAGTACCTCGATCCATCCAACGACGCGCTTCGTCCGACGatcgtcgatccctcgcccaacggcgcggcggtgaGCGTGACCTACGGTGCGTCGTTGACGTTGCAGTTCGCGGttccggcggcgaggagagcgcgcggcggcggcggcggcggcggcatcgggctCGTGTCAGTCACGATGGTCGCGCCGTCGTTCACGACGCACTCGTTCGCGATGAACCAGAGGCTGCTACTCCTCGACGccgtgaagacggcggcgctGGCACGGGCCAGCACCTACCAGACATCCGTGGtgatgccggcgacggcggccttggCGCCGCC
Coding sequences:
- the LOC4332308 gene encoding aldehyde oxidase GLOX encodes the protein MKLTLLGNCIHHPVLLLVILACAGIAPASGAGGRWDVLQRSIGVSAMHMQLLHNDRVIIFDRTDFGLSNLSLPDGRCRRNPRERVVPMDCTAHSAEYDVASNTFRPLFVFTDTWCSSGTVAPDGTLVQTGGWNDGYRNVRTMAACEAGDDTCDWDETQDALAANRWYATNQILPDGRAFIVGGRRQFTYEFYPTADSSGGSAISLPFLVQTKDPEENNLYPFVHLNIDGNLFIFAKNRAILFDYKKNKVVRTYPELAGGDPRNYPSSGSSVLLPLKPSPTEAEVLVCGGAPAGSYTSTKDGTFSSALVTCGRIKITDTAPAWVIETMPSPRVMGDMILLPNGAEVVIINGAMDGTAGWESAKTPAYAPVIYRPDHSPGDRFEEQSSTDIARLYHSSAVLLRDGRLLVGGSNPHIYYNFSNVQYPTELSLEAYSPEYLDPSNDALRPTIVDPSPNGAAVSVTYGASLTLQFAVPAARRARGGGGGGGIGLVSVTMVAPSFTTHSFAMNQRLLLLDAVKTAALARASTYQTSVVMPATAALAPPGYYMVFVVNGHIPSEGIWVHIQ